The stretch of DNA CCCGGAGGGGCCGGGGCAGTTTGGAGGCACGCTGCGTGGCGTGGCTGGAAGAGTTCACAACATGCACACACAGCTGCTGGCGAGGGGCCCGGGAGCTGGCGGCCGGCCTGGGGGGgtggaaaaacagagagaaacactAAAACAGGCACAACCCAAgggggccaggctggggagggggcactTATGGAGGCCCGCAGTCCTTGGCTGCCATGGCGGGAGGGCGGCAAGGAAAGCCCGCCGTCGCGCAGCCTGATCTGGCAGATCCCATTCGTAGCGCATCAGGGGTCTGCCGCACGTAGCTGCGCAAGTTTTGATCCGGACTTGAGAGTTTCAGGGACTGGGCTCATCAGCGCACCTGCCCAGAGGTGACAGAGCCCTGTTGTGAGGAGTAAAGTATTTCTGTGGATCAACAACccgaggaggagggaggaaggttCAAAGATCCATTTTCATTCTGGCAGAAGGTTAAGGGTAGGGAATACGAACGCTGCCTCCGAGGTCCTGGATAGCTTAGTACATGAACTGATGATCTGGAAACAAAGATGAACAATATACCAAACATTTTTAAGAGATGACTCAAAGCTATTGACTCTTGAGGAGATCAGAAAGGACTGTAAGTAAAACGCAAATGTGGCAAATGGGCAACACCACGCATTTGCGAAGGTTTAACTGGGCACGTGCAAagtcagaaaagagaaaacaaattgcacATAAGAATTACAAAGCTCCAAACAGTCTCTAGCAACTCAGGAAAGGATCTGGATGTCACACAAACCCTGGCTCTGTGAGTAgctgcaggttaaaaaaaaaaaatcacacacaaaatattagcatgcagaaggaagaaagggagaataATATGGAAAATATGATAATGCTATTATGTAAATCACTAGCACGGCCTCTCTGGGAATACTGTCTGCAGTTCAAGTAAGTCTTTCTCAGAAAGGGCTGATTAGGGGCATGGTAAAATTGCTCACAAAGAGAGATCAAAATGATTGGGGTTGTTTATCTCGGAAAGGAAATGAACAAGAGGAGACTGGCAGGGAGCGAGCCAGTCCAGAGCTTctggttttcttcctgttcaaTTCTATCGCTGTCATATCTGGTGTCGCTGAGAAGTGTGTGAAGTGATGTGGCTCTCCTCTGTCACACACGGTTTGCTCTTTCTCTCACCCTCTCCCCCAGGGGAGGCACAGCATATGCAGTTATGTTTTACATTTTGGTAGGatctggggaggaggagatggctaAGGAGGAATAATTAGTCCCCAGAGTAGGCATACAGCAGAGAAGGCAAGAATGGAAAAGGGGGATTTGCACCTGGACAGAGGGGTGGAAGGTCCTGGCTTCGGGACGCTCCTTCCATCTCCTCAGGCAGACCCCAGAGAGGCTGCCAGCTACTGCCATTCTCCTAGAGCCCTTTAGACTTCCAGATGAGGCCCTGAGGTTCCTTGGAGATAAAGATAAGGAGCTTGAATTTGATAAGTTATTCTGTAAAAAGCATCACCAAGGTAGTCCGAGGTGCCTTCAGACACGCAGCACGAACCCACTGCTCTCTGCCTACCCTGAAGCACCAAAGAAACCTTCTCCATTTACCCCCACATCACCCTAGGCAGCCAGCACGCACAGCCGGCGATGACCGTGACAGCCTGTGCTGTGGATGTCGACTTGCTGCAGCGTGCTGAACTCTCCCCTTTCTCACACAAAGCATGATGGCATTTAGGCCCGTCAAAGCCAGAATGACAAAAGGAAATACCTATTGGTGCTCCGGCTGTTTTGGGCCGTGGGGAGCACACTTGCCCGCACATGGAGCCGCCGACAACCCAGCCGGTTTCACCACAGCACATGAAGCCCGGGCTGCTAACGAGACCTTCCAGGGTGGAGCGAGCCCTGTGTCCCAACGTGGCTTCGGCGCGGGTGCCCACCCCAGCCTCCGGGGCAGCTGCAAGTCTGAGGGGGAAGGGAAGACTCCTCTCTCCGCCATGGTGACCGCTCAAGCCCAGTTGGGAAGCGGAGCAGCCTGGGTCCCTCCAGGCTGCActggtggggggggtcccacttGCCCTCAGCCCTTCCCCACAGCTCTtttgttaccgaaatccggaataaaactccttagcgccaatgtgaagttaagaagcaggcacttcgtttattgcagcgctggggacacgggggatcgctcttCCAAAGGTGTGTCCAGCCTAGTATCAAAAtgcatcagtttttatagactttttctgtcaggtcattgttatataagtttctttacataaaaatgcatactatgctcgctcttaaatttaacctttataatgattggtcctttggttatataaccttatcaatagtcttatttaaaaacaatcattggtcagttacacttagctctactgattggaatcttcaaTACTGAAATCGAGATGGGAGGGGtgagggggtttccaagcagcaaactggtgtccgtgacagtttccttagtttcttgaaacaaaacatagtaAAACCAGTAACTTGCTGGTGAGGTATCTAGGGTTAggtatttcaaactttaacaatattaaggttcctacaGTCACACATCACACAggtcctaaagtttctatggctacatttcaaacttaacaatcctatacattctgcttcacaattttacttcttaatcaaacctaactcttctatgtgatgaaattttgatttctttaccagaatatttgcaacacttTCAGCGtgtccccggccccccccgcccccccccgcctgaGGAAGCCGGCTCATCACCCCCTCGAAGGGGCACGGCCTCCTCAAACCAGACCAGCACCGGGCCCGGCCTAGCCCCGTCCCAGTCCCAACTGGGAGCAACTGGGAGCGGCGGTGCCCCTCCCCGCCGGCAGGGGGCAGCCTCCctgcgcgggcgggcggcgcagagtgtctccccccccctccccgcgcgccGTACTAGGCGTCGGGTGCGGCGCCGCGCCGGTAGGGGGAGACGGCGCTGCGTCACCGTCCCCTCGGCGAAGTCTCGCTCTACGATTGGCGGGGCCGGGGTCACGACACGGAAGCGGATCGGCCATGTTGCCGGGTGACCCCGGGAGGCAATCGGTTGCCGTGAGGGTCTCGGAGcgctttccctttctcctcctcctcctcctccccggtcCGTTCCCGGTGAGTCCGATACGGTCGGTCCCCGCGGGGCCTCGGAGGGCTCGgccccagcccggcggggagctCCACGGGAAGGGCCAGGCCGCGGGTCCCGCcggttcccccccacccccgcagcaGGCCGTGCGGCCTTGCGCCCTTAAGAGAGCCTGTTATCCCCGGTGGGCCGTTCGAGAGGCTGTCCCGTCCCTTCCCGGGCCGGGGAGGACGGTGGTTTGCGGGGCCAGGCatggaggaggaggcggcggccggtGCTTCCCTCCGGGAGGTGAAAGCTGACTCGGGTCCCGCGCTTTGTCACCTCTCTCTAGGTCGCCCGTCCACGCACCCGTCTTCCCCCATGGCAGCGTGGTCCCGGGAGGCTGTCCTGACCCTCTACCGGGCCCTGCTGCGCCAGGGCCGTGGGCTGCGTTACACCGACCGGGATTTCTACCTCACTTTCATCCGCCGCGAGTTCCGCAAGAACCGGGGGCTGCAGCAGCTAGAGGACAAGGAAAGACAGTTGGAGAAGGGGCAAGCTTTCCTGCAGAGCAAACTCGGGGGCCTGGTTTAGAGATTCCCTGTAGCTCCTTTTGGCCCCGCTTAATTCCCTCTTCTTTCCAAAACCCCCTCGCCAACCAAAAAAGATGATTAACGCTCTCTGCCCACCACTGTCTTGAAGAAGTCTGGAAGGCGCTTCCCCAGGCGCACCAGGAGGGCTCTCCTGTTCTCTTTACAAATGCGTTAGGTCACAGGTAGGTCATTTACAATGATATAACCATGTTCTTCATGCTGCTGTTACAGCTTGCTTTGtgaaagtgtgggttttttctgcctAGGGGTGATGGGTGACTGGATTCCTGGTTCACCAAGGCAGGAACATTCCTTCTGGGATTGTAGCTTGGCCTTAGAAAAACCTAAGGGCAGTTTTAAACTGCCCCAGACAGGCAGGCGCCGAACCTTTGAAACTGGCTGAGAAAACAGATCTCGAGTCAGGTTGGAAGAGTTTCCTGGTGTTTTCATGTAGGTTCACTGAGGATCCAGCTGCGGGTACAGTGGTGGCAAAGTGTGTTTTACACATGTAGTTGGCCAGGGAGactctttaaatttaaatatcAAGATCAGGTTAAGTGGGAattggagaaaacaaaagcacatgtgtgagaaaatattaatgtttgtGTTATACATGACTTGTATGAGAGTCAAACCCAACAGCTTTGAGGGCAAGAGTAAATGTTTAGTGAAAGCAAGGAAGCTGTTCCCTTTGTGGTGTGTTGTGGTCTCTGTTGTTGATTCTTGGGTGTCTTTGAAGTATCTGGGACCGGCCATTGTCCAAAAATGAGTCTGGGCGTGGATGCTCTGAGACCGCCTGTCAACTCTTGGGAAGATTCTGATCTGTTACGGACAAGCAGTTGACCATCCCTGCATCACCTCGTCTGTGAGCAAAATTACACCCATTAGATtgagaataagaaaataaattggcATAAAAAAAGCCACGGTTTGGTtgagaagcagaaattaaaaggaaaagacctGAATGGCCACAGAGTTTTAAATAATATACAGGATTTTATTGGAAAATATTGCTGAAGTAAATcttactttctcttttaaaaagcactagGTGATTACACAATTAAACCTGCTTCAATGATTAGAAGCCCCACATCAAATTTGGGATGTTTTTCTTCAGGTCGTAAATGTTGCTGGAAGCAAAGAAATGCTGTCATTGCAGAGCTTGGTCGGTACTGTTCCGGCGTGTCTGCGAATAAGCAGCTCCTCGAGGGAAGATAATTAAAGAGGCTGCAGGGTTAGGTGGTCCCTTCCTGTGGCTCTGCGCTAAGACCCCAAGAGCCATGAGCGTGGGGTGGAGGAGAAGGGAGCAAACCGTTAGGGTTGCGTGTTTTGACCCGTTTGTTTAATGCTCCTGCTCCTTCCAGGTGAGATGGCAGGCGCTGGGCAGcgcaaagggaaaaaagatgacAACGGCATCGGCACAGCGATCGACTTCGTGCTGTCCAATGCCCGGCTTGTGCTGGGCGTGGGTGGAGCAGCTATGCTGGGCATCGCCACGCTGGCCGTCAAACG from Harpia harpyja isolate bHarHar1 chromosome 6, bHarHar1 primary haplotype, whole genome shotgun sequence encodes:
- the LOC128142935 gene encoding MIEF1 upstream open reading frame protein-like; its protein translation is MAAWSREAVLTLYRALLRQGRGLRYTDRDFYLTFIRREFRKNRGLQQLEDKERQLEKGQAFLQSKLGGLV